The Eublepharis macularius isolate TG4126 chromosome 3, MPM_Emac_v1.0, whole genome shotgun sequence genome has a window encoding:
- the LOC129325514 gene encoding galectin-1-like, translating to MANATKHPSDNAAASNLIWIRNANQLESFHVDGSFDVRGRVAPKAKSFAISLGANASNLNICFKPDLTKRIFTCNYKKDGKYGQEMIGRSCPFHEGKEVEIHFSLEATDSGSIVTVFLPDHTHFRFSNPVGVNYYKYVAVDGDFQHYPDRS from the exons GCTACAAAGCATCCATCTGATAACGCTGCTGCTTCCAATCTCATTTGGATACGGAACGCGAACCAGTTGGAGAGCTTCCATGTGGATGGTTCTTTTGATGTGCGGGGGAGGGTGGCACCAAAAGCCAAGAG ctTTGCCATCAGCCTGGGTGCAAATGCCTCAAACTTGAATATTTGCTTTAAGCCTGATTTAACTAAAAGGATTTTTACATGCAATTACAAAAAAGATGGAAAGTATGGTCAAGAGATGATTGGTCGTTCATGCCCTTTCCACGAGGGAAAAGAAGTCGAG ATCCATTTCTCCCTCGAGGCGACAGACAGTGGCTCCATTGTTACTGTGTTCTTGCCTGACCACACTCATTTTCGATTCAGCAACCCAGTAGGAGTGAACTATTACAAATACGTGGCAGTGGATGGAGACTTTCAGCACTATCCTGACCGCTCGTAA